In Chelmon rostratus isolate fCheRos1 chromosome 20, fCheRos1.pri, whole genome shotgun sequence, a single window of DNA contains:
- the ccl34b.4 gene encoding chemokine (C-C motif) ligand 34b, duplicate 4 encodes MSTRILSITLLLCVCLCFQSCAGNLRHAYRRFPPPCCVNVSTANISHFVTGHTYREQSAQPPCVKAILFNTKQGQVCADPKVEWVQKLAANMTKL; translated from the exons ATGTCCACGAGGATCCTGTCCATcactctcctgctctgtgtgtgtctgtgcttccAGTCCTGTGCAGGAAACT tgCGCCATGCTTACCGAAGGTTTCCACCTCCATGCTGCGTTAATGTCTCCACTGCTAACATCAGCCACTTTGTGACTGGGCACACATATCGTGAACAGTCTGCCCAACCTCCCTGTGTGAAGGCTATACT ttttaacaCAAAACAGGGACAGGTCTGTGCTGATCCCAAAGTTGAATGGGTCCAGAAAC TTGCTGCCAATATGACGAAGCTGTGA